A stretch of Halocalculus aciditolerans DNA encodes these proteins:
- a CDS encoding DUF373 family protein: protein MLLVLCVDLDDDLGRKTGMDTPVVGRDAVEDAAVALATADPEDSDVNVLFEGVHLYDDLDTTERMEVAAVTGVDASDVEANRAVGDEVDEVLAAIRADEQVRAIVVTDGAQDESVIPVIRSRVPIDSVRRVVVRQAQDLESMYYTIKQVLDDPETRGTILVPLGVLLLIYPLAVLAEYLGLPGTVLGLSSAFLGLYALFRGLGLEDAIDNLVERALSGLYTGRVTLLTYVVAAALLVVGGVEAYNTLETARADAPGGLPPTSVLAALTYGAVRWFAAAGLTTSLGQITDEYLADRFEWRYLNAPFYVAAIAAVLHTLSAFFLGIVSLPVLAGVLTAGTILGVVSTLTFAVIESRRDERTRTA from the coding sequence ATGCTGCTCGTCCTCTGCGTCGACTTAGACGACGACCTCGGACGGAAGACCGGCATGGACACGCCGGTCGTCGGCCGGGACGCCGTCGAGGACGCCGCGGTCGCGCTCGCCACCGCGGACCCCGAGGACTCCGACGTGAACGTCCTCTTCGAGGGCGTCCACCTCTACGACGACCTCGACACCACCGAACGCATGGAGGTCGCCGCCGTCACCGGCGTCGACGCGAGCGACGTCGAAGCGAACCGCGCCGTCGGCGACGAAGTCGACGAAGTGCTCGCCGCCATCCGCGCCGACGAACAGGTGCGCGCAATCGTCGTCACCGACGGCGCACAGGACGAGAGCGTGATTCCCGTCATCCGCTCACGCGTCCCCATCGACAGCGTCCGCCGCGTCGTCGTCCGGCAAGCCCAGGACCTCGAATCGATGTACTACACCATCAAACAGGTCCTCGACGACCCCGAAACGAGGGGGACGATCCTCGTCCCGCTCGGCGTCCTCCTCCTCATCTACCCGCTCGCCGTCCTCGCCGAATACCTCGGCCTCCCCGGAACGGTCTTAGGACTCTCCTCCGCCTTCCTCGGCCTCTACGCGCTCTTCCGCGGCCTCGGCCTCGAAGACGCCATTGACAACCTCGTCGAACGCGCCCTCAGCGGCCTCTACACCGGCAGAGTCACCCTCCTCACGTACGTCGTCGCCGCCGCCCTCCTCGTCGTCGGCGGCGTCGAAGCCTACAACACTCTCGAAACCGCCAGAGCCGACGCCCCCGGCGGCCTCCCACCCACCAGCGTCCTCGCCGCCCTCACCTACGGCGCGGTCCGCTGGTTCGCCGCCGCCGGCCTCACCACCAGCCTCGGCCAGATCACCGACGAATACCTCGCCGACCGCTTCGAATGGCGCTACCTCAACGCCCCCTTCTACGTCGCCGCCATCGCCGCCGTCCTCCACACCCTCAGCGCGTTCTTCCTCGGCATCGTCAGCCTCCCCGTCCTCGCCGGCGTCCTGACCGCGGGAACCATCCTCGGCGTCGTCTCCACCCTCACCTTCGCCGTCATCGAATCACGCCGCGACGAACGAACCAGAACCGCCTGA
- a CDS encoding MFS transporter, giving the protein MAISLAEGKRRRALAVVFAVVFVDLLGFGLVIPILPYYVYSFGANEFVIGLLAASYSVTQFLFAPLLGNVSDRYGRRPVILVSVGGTVLAWLAFGLAPSLLWLFGSRLLAGAAGGNLAAAQAYVADVTEPAKRAQALGLLGAAFGLGFVFGPALGAVLSYPAVVAAADAVIPVLPITHYTLPAFGAAFLAAANLAFAFVALPESRRVGPGGRSARRTMVGQLLAALRTPGLRGLVAAFFLLSLAFSGVQVMFIPFVAGQYGYGSSQAAVLLAYIGVLAVVVQGGIVGPLTRRYDEVTLTVASAGVLVVALAAVPFSPTVGDVFFAWVPAVTPWFTPALVGLLATLALLSFGNGVLNVTLAALVSGRASAETQGSAFGVTQGAGSLARTVGPVLMGALYVLGYALPFLAGAALMLLALVITARFTRSDDAEAEEPPLPDPGHAR; this is encoded by the coding sequence ATGGCCATCTCACTCGCGGAGGGGAAGCGACGCCGCGCACTCGCCGTCGTCTTTGCCGTCGTCTTCGTCGACCTCCTCGGGTTCGGGCTCGTCATCCCGATTCTCCCCTACTACGTCTACTCGTTCGGCGCGAACGAGTTCGTCATCGGCCTCCTCGCCGCCTCCTACTCGGTCACGCAGTTCCTCTTCGCGCCGCTCCTCGGGAACGTGAGCGACCGCTACGGCCGCCGCCCCGTCATCCTCGTCTCCGTCGGCGGCACCGTGCTCGCGTGGCTGGCGTTCGGTCTCGCACCCTCGCTCCTCTGGCTGTTCGGCTCCCGACTCCTCGCCGGCGCGGCCGGCGGGAACCTCGCCGCCGCGCAGGCCTACGTCGCCGACGTCACCGAGCCCGCGAAGCGCGCGCAGGCGCTCGGCCTCCTCGGCGCGGCGTTCGGCCTCGGCTTCGTCTTCGGGCCCGCGCTCGGCGCTGTCCTCTCCTATCCCGCCGTCGTCGCCGCGGCGGACGCCGTCATCCCCGTCCTCCCGATAACGCACTACACGCTCCCCGCGTTCGGCGCGGCCTTCCTCGCCGCCGCGAACCTCGCGTTCGCGTTCGTCGCTCTCCCCGAATCCCGACGCGTCGGCCCCGGCGGGCGGTCGGCGCGCCGGACGATGGTCGGCCAGCTCCTCGCCGCCCTCCGAACGCCCGGCCTCCGCGGCCTCGTCGCCGCGTTCTTCCTCCTCTCCCTCGCCTTCTCCGGCGTCCAGGTGATGTTCATCCCGTTCGTCGCCGGCCAGTACGGCTACGGGAGCTCGCAGGCCGCCGTCCTCCTCGCGTACATCGGCGTGCTCGCCGTCGTCGTTCAGGGCGGCATCGTCGGCCCGCTCACCCGCCGGTACGACGAGGTGACGCTGACCGTCGCGAGCGCGGGCGTGCTCGTCGTCGCGCTCGCCGCCGTCCCGTTCAGCCCGACCGTCGGCGACGTTTTCTTCGCCTGGGTGCCCGCCGTCACGCCGTGGTTCACGCCGGCGCTCGTCGGCCTGCTCGCGACCCTCGCCCTCCTCTCCTTCGGGAACGGCGTGTTGAACGTCACGCTCGCCGCGCTCGTCTCCGGCCGCGCGAGCGCGGAGACACAGGGGAGCGCGTTCGGCGTCACGCAGGGCGCGGGCAGCCTCGCGCGCACCGTCGGCCCCGTCCTCATGGGCGCGCTCTACGTCCTCGGCTACGCCCTCCCCTTCCTCGCGGGGGCCGCCCTCATGCTCCTCGCACTCGTCATCACCGCGCGCTTCACCCGCAGTGACGACGCCGAAGCCGAGGAGCCGCCGCTCCCCGACCCCGGTCACGCCCGGTGA
- a CDS encoding radical SAM protein, with protein sequence MISKGCEQCAKGGKMVLFVYGYCDQRDCFYCPLGENRKNVQQVYANERPVESDEDVVAEAKSMDALGTSITGGEPQEVLERTCRYLRLLKDEFGEDHHTHLYTGITGGRENMRRLSEAGLDEIRFHPPYEQWGDLHGTEWEDILYIAREEGLTPAFEIPGIRAEEEFLDFLDEGAADFCNVNEFEMSDGNYRRMQEAGYELQDGHMSAVDGSKDAILDEMAQHEKVYFCTSVFKDAAQHRNRLKRMAQNISRDFDEITDDGTIVYGKTQTTRERFAELGVPDEFYTEKTNHIEVAWWLLEEMVEDGDLDDGEIVEQYPTYDGQVVERTPLA encoded by the coding sequence ATGATTAGTAAGGGCTGCGAGCAGTGCGCGAAGGGGGGGAAGATGGTCCTCTTCGTCTACGGCTACTGCGACCAGCGCGACTGTTTCTACTGTCCGCTGGGCGAGAACCGAAAGAACGTCCAGCAGGTCTACGCGAACGAGCGACCCGTCGAATCCGACGAAGACGTCGTCGCCGAGGCCAAATCCATGGACGCCCTCGGGACCTCCATCACCGGCGGCGAACCCCAGGAAGTCCTCGAGCGAACCTGCCGGTACCTCCGCCTGCTCAAAGACGAGTTCGGCGAAGACCACCACACCCACCTCTACACCGGCATCACGGGCGGCCGCGAGAACATGCGCCGCCTCAGCGAAGCCGGTCTCGACGAGATCCGCTTCCACCCGCCCTACGAGCAGTGGGGCGACCTCCACGGGACCGAGTGGGAGGACATCCTCTACATCGCCCGCGAGGAAGGCCTCACGCCCGCCTTCGAGATTCCCGGTATCCGCGCTGAGGAGGAGTTCCTCGACTTCCTCGACGAGGGCGCGGCCGACTTCTGCAACGTCAACGAGTTCGAGATGAGCGACGGGAACTACCGCCGCATGCAGGAGGCAGGCTACGAGCTCCAGGACGGCCACATGTCCGCCGTCGACGGCTCCAAGGACGCCATCCTCGACGAGATGGCGCAACACGAGAAAGTCTACTTCTGCACGAGCGTCTTCAAGGACGCCGCCCAGCACCGCAACCGCCTCAAACGCATGGCGCAGAACATCTCCCGCGACTTCGACGAGATCACCGACGACGGCACCATCGTCTACGGGAAAACCCAGACCACCCGCGAGCGCTTCGCCGAACTCGGCGTCCCCGACGAGTTCTACACCGAGAAGACCAACCACATCGAGGTCGCCTGGTGGCTCCTCGAAGAGATGGTCGAAGACGGCGACCTCGACGACGGCGAAATCGTCGAACAGTACCCGACCTACGACGGCCAAGTCGTCGAGCGAACCCCGCTGGCCTAG
- a CDS encoding TRAM domain-containing protein, which translates to MPECPIADECPSFEEQIEGMGCQHYGDRGGMEWCQHYNVPIEELKTAPVVPGEEVVVTVTDMHESGAGVGHHADSGFVVMVDGVLPEVRVRAKITSVKSNYARADLLEKLPEEESDDEEDADDAVSGEESGEDEGESSSDSRRGPKRERLGSRENFWGN; encoded by the coding sequence ATGCCGGAGTGCCCGATTGCGGACGAATGCCCGAGTTTCGAGGAGCAAATCGAGGGGATGGGGTGTCAGCATTACGGTGACCGCGGCGGGATGGAGTGGTGTCAGCATTACAACGTGCCGATCGAGGAGCTGAAGACGGCACCCGTCGTGCCGGGTGAGGAAGTGGTGGTGACGGTGACGGATATGCACGAGTCGGGCGCTGGTGTCGGGCACCACGCGGATTCGGGGTTCGTCGTGATGGTGGACGGCGTGCTGCCGGAGGTTCGGGTTCGCGCGAAGATCACGTCGGTGAAGTCGAACTACGCGCGGGCGGACCTCTTGGAGAAGCTCCCGGAGGAGGAATCCGACGACGAGGAGGACGCGGACGACGCGGTTTCGGGCGAGGAGTCCGGCGAGGACGAGGGTGAGTCGTCGTCGGATTCGCGCCGCGGGCCGAAGCGCGAGCGGCTGGGGAGTCGGGAGAACTTCTGGGGTAACTAA
- a CDS encoding Tfx family DNA-binding protein, whose protein sequence is MSDLPDPAVLLDRVGFDASASVLTRRQAEVLVLRERGASQAAIASRLGTSRANVSKVESAARANVEKARETVAFANAVGAPVRVDVEPGADVFGVPERVYEACDDAGVKVARAAPELVAAIRDAGSEVVVDREVVRPVTVAVSADGAVEVRVGPV, encoded by the coding sequence ATGAGCGACCTTCCCGACCCGGCGGTGTTGCTCGACCGGGTGGGGTTCGACGCGTCGGCGAGCGTGTTGACGCGGCGGCAGGCGGAAGTACTGGTTCTGCGGGAACGCGGTGCGTCCCAGGCGGCAATCGCGTCTCGGCTGGGGACGTCGCGGGCGAACGTGTCGAAGGTGGAGTCGGCGGCGCGCGCGAACGTGGAGAAAGCGCGGGAGACGGTGGCGTTCGCGAACGCGGTCGGCGCACCGGTTCGCGTGGACGTCGAGCCGGGCGCGGACGTGTTCGGCGTGCCGGAGCGCGTGTACGAGGCGTGCGACGACGCGGGCGTGAAGGTGGCGCGGGCGGCACCGGAGCTGGTGGCGGCGATCCGGGACGCGGGGAGCGAGGTCGTCGTGGACCGGGAGGTGGTGCGGCCGGTGACGGTGGCGGTGTCGGCTGACGGGG